Proteins encoded within one genomic window of Actinoplanes octamycinicus:
- a CDS encoding DUF2306 domain-containing protein → MTRWWRRPWIVPLAAVVVIFVAFSIPPYLSFDPAQSRVPQPPSLGVAHFWLLVPHVLFGSVALGTAVLQIWPWFRQRHPVAHRRIGRLYMVGGVLPAGLCALTIGAFTPYGPATRASDVLLALLWLGTTAAGWRAARRRRFGDHRRWMIRSFALTASIITNRIWGAVFVITLSPQLDTTFHGDEGLLSWVASAAAAWLGWTIPLLVAEWHLERTRNRRPDPRPTRPARSAPAVPVP, encoded by the coding sequence ATGACCCGATGGTGGCGCCGCCCATGGATCGTCCCGCTCGCGGCGGTCGTGGTGATCTTCGTGGCGTTCTCGATCCCGCCCTACCTCAGCTTCGACCCCGCCCAATCCCGGGTGCCGCAGCCGCCGTCGCTGGGCGTCGCCCACTTCTGGCTGCTCGTGCCGCATGTGCTGTTCGGCAGCGTGGCGCTGGGCACCGCGGTGCTCCAGATCTGGCCCTGGTTCCGGCAGCGGCACCCGGTCGCGCATCGGCGGATCGGCCGGCTCTACATGGTCGGCGGGGTGCTGCCGGCCGGGCTGTGCGCGCTGACCATCGGCGCGTTCACGCCCTACGGCCCGGCGACCCGGGCCAGCGACGTGCTGCTGGCCCTGCTCTGGCTGGGGACCACCGCAGCCGGCTGGCGGGCCGCCCGGCGTCGCCGCTTCGGCGACCATCGCCGCTGGATGATCCGCAGCTTCGCGCTGACCGCCTCGATCATCACCAACCGGATCTGGGGCGCCGTCTTCGTGATCACCCTGTCCCCGCAGCTGGACACCACCTTCCACGGCGACGAGGGCTTGCTCAGCTGGGTCGCTTCGGCAGCTGCCGCCTGGCTCGGCTGGACCATCCCTCTCCTGGTCGCCGAGTGGCACCTGGAGCGCACCCGCAACCGCCGCCCCGACCCACGCCCCACCCGCCCGGCACGCTCCGCACCCGCCGTCCCCGTCCCCTGA
- a CDS encoding TetR/AcrR family transcriptional regulator — translation MPTELPRTLQVLWGVADRPTRGPQPALSLDRIVATAIEIADRDGLAALSMARLAERLGCAPMSLYRHVANKDELLVFMQDAAPGEPPALPPGWRDGLSAWARALRGVLTGHPWILQASAGRPPLEPGQLAWLDRGLSAFAGTPLSQRERVQMVMAALYLTRGEAQISAVLLSGTPDVITDYGALLDRFVTPARFPALTEAVAAGVFRADEPDRSFEIALARLLDGIDLLITARS, via the coding sequence GTGCCGACCGAACTGCCGCGTACCCTTCAGGTCCTCTGGGGCGTCGCGGACCGACCCACCCGCGGCCCGCAGCCGGCGTTGAGCTTGGACCGGATCGTCGCCACCGCGATCGAGATCGCCGACCGCGACGGTCTGGCCGCCCTCTCGATGGCTCGCCTCGCGGAGCGGCTGGGCTGCGCCCCGATGTCCCTTTACCGGCACGTCGCGAACAAGGACGAGCTGCTGGTCTTCATGCAGGACGCCGCCCCCGGCGAGCCGCCCGCGCTGCCGCCGGGCTGGCGCGACGGCCTGTCCGCCTGGGCCCGGGCGCTGCGCGGCGTGCTGACCGGGCACCCGTGGATCCTGCAGGCCTCAGCCGGCCGGCCGCCGCTCGAGCCGGGCCAGCTCGCCTGGCTCGATCGTGGGCTGTCGGCGTTCGCCGGCACGCCGCTCAGCCAGCGTGAGCGCGTCCAGATGGTGATGGCCGCGCTCTACCTCACGCGGGGCGAGGCGCAGATCAGCGCGGTGCTGCTCAGCGGCACGCCGGATGTGATCACGGACTACGGCGCGCTGCTCGACCGTTTCGTCACCCCGGCCCGCTTCCCGGCCCTGACCGAGGCGGTCGCTGCCGGCGTCTTCCGCGCCGACGAGCCGGACAGATCCTTCGAGATCGCCCTCGCCCGCCTGCTGGACGGCATCGACCTGCTGATCACTGCCCGCAGCTGA
- a CDS encoding MFS transporter: MRRNAVLFVLISLFSGFGSYALGLAAGLWILDLTGSAGLAALAGIGVYAPTLAAPWLGALVDRFPRRPLLITVDVLVGAAILTLLIAPSAVWIYPILLVRGFSYVLLDAGETALLPAALPPASLGDVNGWRSSAQEGMKLLAPLAGAALYAWRGPHAVVLLCAVLPLLTAGLYALVQLRPLAVPAAAPSRRAQVTGQPSESGYGRDDAAPGRPERGGRQATTHQSAMDPTATAPEDQLTAHQIGATTPGDQDAAWQLGTTVPGDRHTAPQDGMTRPGDRHTAPHVGATNPEDRHAAPQVRAMDPENRHAPSKSGPPPAASQAVASEATTVPAPEQPTASEQGKPTLGWSSVRAGIAALGQEPLRTPVLLAAVAIAVSGLTNAAVLLHLVDGLHRPATHLGILSSVQGAGSILGGFLVGRLLAHLPPARVAALGAALFAAACVAWSLPWWPAMLVGSALTGLGLPWTLIAGITAIQTSTPDHLLGRVAATGNMVMFGPITLAIPLGAALSQLGARPPLLLGAAVVLTAALTATLDRSRPTTATVT; encoded by the coding sequence ATGCGCCGGAACGCCGTCCTGTTCGTGCTGATCTCCCTCTTCTCCGGCTTCGGCAGTTACGCGCTCGGCCTGGCCGCCGGTCTCTGGATCCTCGATCTCACCGGCTCCGCCGGCCTGGCCGCGCTCGCGGGCATCGGCGTCTACGCACCCACGCTGGCCGCTCCGTGGCTCGGCGCCCTGGTCGACCGCTTCCCCCGCCGTCCGCTGCTGATCACCGTCGACGTGCTGGTCGGCGCCGCGATCCTGACCCTCTTGATCGCCCCGTCCGCGGTCTGGATCTATCCGATCCTGCTGGTCCGTGGCTTCAGTTACGTGCTGCTCGACGCCGGCGAAACAGCCCTGCTCCCGGCCGCCCTCCCGCCCGCGTCGCTGGGCGACGTCAACGGCTGGCGCTCCAGCGCCCAGGAGGGCATGAAGCTGCTGGCCCCCTTGGCGGGTGCCGCTCTCTATGCCTGGCGCGGTCCGCACGCGGTGGTCCTCCTCTGTGCCGTGCTTCCCCTGCTCACCGCAGGGCTTTACGCCCTCGTCCAACTCCGCCCCCTCGCCGTCCCGGCAGCTGCTCCATCGCGCCGGGCGCAAGTCACCGGCCAGCCGTCAGAAAGCGGATATGGCCGGGATGACGCAGCTCCCGGCCGCCCGGAGCGAGGCGGCCGGCAAGCGACAACCCACCAGTCGGCAATGGACCCGACCGCAACGGCGCCAGAGGACCAACTCACCGCCCACCAGATCGGTGCCACAACGCCGGGAGATCAGGACGCGGCGTGGCAGCTCGGCACGACGGTGCCGGGGGATCGGCACACGGCGCCGCAGGACGGCATGACGCGGCCGGGGGATCGGCACACGGCGCCGCACGTCGGCGCAACGAACCCGGAGGATCGGCATGCGGCGCCGCAAGTACGCGCGATGGACCCGGAGAATCGGCATGCGCCATCGAAAAGCGGCCCGCCGCCTGCGGCGAGTCAGGCAGTCGCATCGGAAGCCACCACAGTGCCCGCGCCGGAGCAACCAACAGCGTCAGAACAGGGCAAGCCAACGCTCGGCTGGAGCAGCGTCCGAGCCGGAATAGCGGCGCTGGGGCAGGAGCCGCTGCGCACCCCGGTCCTGCTCGCTGCCGTGGCGATCGCCGTCTCCGGGCTGACCAACGCCGCCGTGCTGCTGCATCTGGTCGACGGCCTGCACCGCCCGGCCACCCATCTCGGCATCCTGTCCAGCGTCCAGGGCGCCGGCTCGATCCTCGGCGGCTTCCTGGTCGGCCGCCTGCTCGCCCACCTGCCGCCGGCCCGGGTCGCTGCGCTGGGTGCCGCCCTCTTCGCCGCTGCCTGCGTGGCCTGGTCCCTGCCCTGGTGGCCGGCGATGCTCGTCGGCAGCGCTCTGACCGGCCTCGGCCTCCCGTGGACGTTGATCGCCGGAATCACCGCCATCCAGACCAGCACCCCCGATCATTTGCTGGGCCGCGTCGCCGCGACCGGCAACATGGTCATGTTCGGCCCGATCACCCTTGCCATCCCGCTCGGCGCGGCCCTCTCTCAGCTGGGCGCACGCCCACCGCTGCTGCTCGGCGCCGCAGTGGTCCTGACCGCTGCTCTGACGGCCACTCTCGACCGGTCCCGCCCCACGACCGCGACCGTCACCTGA